The following proteins are co-located in the Chaetodon trifascialis isolate fChaTrf1 chromosome 14, fChaTrf1.hap1, whole genome shotgun sequence genome:
- the LOC139341796 gene encoding protein CLN8-like has translation MNPEQPSSPLPQPSAEYFSWDYRLQLIGLGFAFYAAVFLLSHLLSVALSHTYNSLLAKEKVFWNLAATRAVFGIQSAVAGLRALTEDSVLTRDRVRGQEDWSWFNVLTATGFFVFENVALHASNVVFRSFDLPLATHHFFALSGYAGAVVWDSLGHFLPMVTLLLEMSTPFTCISWMLLKAGWARTLFWRANQWVMIHMFHCRMVLTYYMWWVSFGHWGELSTHVALPQRVLFFSGLALLTLIINPIWTHKKTMQLLNPVDWNFGNKPAPTNGATQGQSEVIKPHAS, from the exons ATGAATCCAGAGCAGCCGAGCAGCCCTCTTCCTCAGCCCAGTGCAGAGTACTTCTCATGGGACTACCGCCTCCAGCTGATTGGCCTGGGCTTTGCCTTCTATGCAGCAGTGTTCCTCCTGTCCCAcctcctgtctgtggctctgtcCCACACCTACAACTCCCTGCTGGCTAAGGAGAAGGTTTTCTGGAACCTTGCAGCGACTCGGGCGGTGTTTGGCATCCAGAGCGCTGTGGCCGGCCTGCGGGCCCTGACAGAGGACTCGGTGTTAAccagagacagagtgaggggACAAGAGGACTGGTCGTGGTTCAATGTCCTCACAGCCACaggtttctttgtgtttgaaaaCGTGGCACTTCACGCCTCCAATGTGGTATTTCGGTCATTTGACCTTCCGCTGGCAACGCACCATTTCTTCGCCCTGTCCGGATATGCAGGGGCAGTGGTGTGGGATTCCCTGGGCCACTTCCTGCCGATGGtgacgctgctgctggagatgaGCACACCATTCACCTGTATATCCTGGATGTTGCTGAAG GCTGGCTGGGCACGCACCCTGTTTTGGAGAGCCAACCAGTGGGTGATGATCCACATGTTCCACTGTCGCATGGTGCTCACCTACTACATGTGGTGGGTGAGCTTTGGCCACTGGGGAGAGCTCAGCACCCACGTGGCCTTGCCCCAGCGCGTGCTGTTCTTCAGTGGCCTCGCTCTGCTCACGCTTATCATCAACCCCATCTGGACACACAAGAAAACCATGCAGCTGCTCAATCCGGTGGACTGGAACTTTGGCAACAAGCCGGCACCCACAAACGGCGCCACGCAGGGTCAGTCGGAGGTTATCAAACCCCACGCCAGCTGA